One stretch of Thermococcus sp. 21S9 DNA includes these proteins:
- a CDS encoding RsmB/NOP family class I SAM-dependent RNA methyltransferase, which produces MLEKLFSLGYSRTFAERYYTLWGERALSIAEAMEKPLPRCFRVNTLRVEVPKLTKLLNKKGFQFKRVPWAREGFCLTREPFSITSTPEYLSGLLYIQEASSMYPPVALEPKPGEVVADMASAPGGKTSYLAQLMENEGIIYAFDVGEDRLKETRLNLSRLGVTNTVLFHRSSLYIDELGVEFDRVLLDAPCTGSGTIHKNPERKATRTMEDVKFCQNLQMKMLEKALSVLRRGGILVYSTCSLEPEENEFVIQWVLDNFDVELLPLRYGEPALTKPFGIELSEEIKKARRFYPDKHGTSGFFVAKLRKL; this is translated from the coding sequence ATGCTCGAAAAGCTCTTCAGCCTCGGTTACTCCAGGACCTTCGCGGAGCGCTATTACACACTCTGGGGAGAGCGGGCCTTAAGCATAGCCGAGGCCATGGAGAAGCCCCTGCCGAGGTGCTTCCGTGTAAACACGCTCAGGGTAGAGGTTCCAAAGCTCACCAAGCTCCTCAACAAGAAGGGCTTCCAGTTTAAGAGGGTTCCCTGGGCAAGGGAAGGCTTCTGCCTCACGCGCGAGCCCTTCTCGATTACCTCCACGCCCGAATATCTGAGCGGTCTCCTCTACATTCAGGAGGCCAGCTCGATGTATCCGCCCGTTGCCCTCGAACCAAAGCCCGGAGAGGTAGTCGCGGACATGGCCTCCGCCCCGGGCGGGAAAACGAGTTACCTGGCCCAGCTGATGGAGAACGAGGGCATTATCTACGCCTTCGACGTCGGTGAGGACAGGCTGAAGGAGACCCGTTTAAACCTCTCGCGCCTTGGCGTTACGAACACAGTTCTCTTCCACCGCTCGTCGCTCTACATAGATGAACTTGGCGTTGAGTTCGATAGAGTCCTCCTCGATGCGCCGTGCACAGGCTCCGGGACGATACACAAGAACCCCGAGCGGAAAGCTACCCGCACGATGGAGGACGTCAAGTTCTGCCAGAACCTCCAGATGAAGATGCTTGAGAAGGCCTTGAGCGTCCTCAGAAGGGGTGGAATCCTGGTCTACTCCACCTGCTCACTCGAGCCGGAGGAGAACGAGTTCGTAATCCAGTGGGTTCTCGATAATTTCGACGTTGAACTGCTCCCCCTTCGCTACGGTGAGCCGGCCTTAACGAAGCCCTTCGGAATCGAGCTGAGCGAGGAAATAAAGAAGGCGAGGCGCTTTTATCCTGACAAACACGGGACGAGTGGTTTCTTCGTCGCGAAGCTCAGGAAGCTTTAG